The Prionailurus bengalensis isolate Pbe53 chromosome D2, Fcat_Pben_1.1_paternal_pri, whole genome shotgun sequence genome window below encodes:
- the LOC122492613 gene encoding basic salivary proline-rich protein 2-like, with protein MRNLGSPFTWKAAGAGRSQTCDSPPRRISLRHFQGSPQAHLPSPKPGLRRRPGSEPAAPPPRSPRPAPQLGLRGRRPRPPAGSIVYHPQQKRPKRLGAGGRRGEWAHPSGPGGPADAELRPSPSPSRVPPLAPPSGLGVRVPATLPSAPAPTHHWPAPAPRAARVPQAPSPHQPSGKLSNSRWSPQLESPESRRARGARAGPGRTPTGCLAGSGPETLGWAAASQRSTEEKQVELHDWGGAGGCPRGQTREPRGRRLRAQSSAGADCAATPRQVSPPEQ; from the exons ATGCGCAATTTGGGTTCCCCATTCACGTGGAAGGCTGCTGGGGCGGGTCG GAGCCAGACCTGCGACTCTCCTCCGAGGCGCATCAGTCTCCGGCACTTTCAGGGATCCCCGCAGGCACACTTGCCCTCCCCCAAGCCCGGTTTGCGGCGGCGCCCGGGGTCCGAGCCCGCggcgcccccgccccgctcccctcGTCCAGCGCCGCAGCTGGGCCTCCGGGGCCGGCGGCCGCGTCCTCCGGCCGGGAGCATTGTTTACCACCCGCAACAAAAGCGCCCCAAGCGGCTCGGGGCAGGGGGTCGCCGCGGGGAGTGGGCCCACCCTAGCGGACCCGGAGGACCCGCGGACGCCGAGCTCCGGCCCTCACCCAGCCCTAGCCGAGTACCGCCCCTCGCACCCCCTTCCGGCCTCGGTGTGAGGGTCCCTGCaaccctgccctctgccccagccccaacTCACCACTGGCCGGCGCCGGCTCCGAGGGCAGCGCGCGtgccccaggctccaagcccgCACCAGCCCTCGGGTAAACTTTCCAACTCGCGCTGGTCCCCACAACTTGAGAGCCCAGAGTCTCGGCGGGCACGAGGGGCGCGAGCGGGCCCCGGGCGGACACCTACCGGCTGCCTGGCAGGGTCAGGGCCCGAGACCCTGGGGTGGGCGGCAGCTTCCCAAAGGTCCACAGAGGAGAAGCAGGTAGAGTTGCATGactggggcggggcagggggttgTCCCAGGGGGCAGACCCGGGAGCCGAGGGGCCGGCGGCTGCGCGCACAAAGCAGTGCGGGAGCGGATTGCGCTGCCACTCCCCGCCAGGTCAGCCCCCCGGAGCAGTAG